Proteins found in one Amycolatopsis aidingensis genomic segment:
- a CDS encoding helix-turn-helix transcriptional regulator — protein MSETIHNRMAMLRAERGISRRALAEALGVHYQTVGYLERGEYSPSLHLALRIADYFEVPVEVIFSIHPFPRLGDSERSA, from the coding sequence ATGAGCGAGACCATCCACAACCGCATGGCGATGCTACGGGCGGAACGCGGGATCTCCCGGCGCGCGCTGGCCGAGGCGCTCGGGGTGCACTACCAGACCGTTGGCTACCTGGAGCGTGGCGAGTACAGCCCCAGCCTGCACCTCGCGCTGCGGATCGCCGACTACTTCGAGGTGCCGGTGGAGGTGATCTTCTCCATCCACCCCTTCCCCCGCCTCGGCGATTCCGAACGCTCCGCCTGA
- a CDS encoding sensor histidine kinase — translation MSTERTPAEAATCQDQRWRPSNWVHLVYLVFPFFQPFFDPHATAVDWVLAGGVVLAFLPLYVLLILRPDRFRLWCACAVVLGAGAVPFNSGASVLFVYVGAFAAGYESRPNTWRWLGGLTALHALLFVLSPVPMEGRLPGTIPAVLFLWIIGLIQIDNGAKEREAAALRVDKARSEHLATLAERERIARDLHDLLGHSLTAVIVRAQLIGQLAAADPERASTEAAEIERTARAALTEVRSTVSGWRTASIEQEIESARAALASVGVELTVRQEPGLTLMSATEHALALALREAVTNVARHAGARNCHLSIGRQDGEVRLVVADDGVGGRVREGNGLGGMRERIAAVGGRVQLRGSAGTTVTVGVPIEVAT, via the coding sequence GTGAGCACCGAACGTACCCCGGCCGAGGCCGCCACCTGCCAGGACCAGCGGTGGCGGCCGTCGAACTGGGTGCATCTGGTCTACCTGGTGTTCCCGTTCTTCCAGCCGTTCTTCGACCCGCACGCCACCGCGGTGGACTGGGTGCTGGCCGGTGGGGTGGTGCTCGCCTTCCTGCCGCTGTACGTGCTGCTCATCCTGCGCCCCGACCGGTTCCGCCTCTGGTGCGCCTGCGCCGTCGTGCTCGGTGCCGGCGCGGTCCCGTTCAACAGCGGCGCCTCGGTGCTGTTCGTCTACGTCGGTGCCTTCGCCGCGGGGTACGAGAGCAGACCGAACACCTGGCGCTGGCTGGGCGGGCTCACCGCGTTGCACGCCCTGCTGTTCGTGCTCTCCCCGGTGCCGATGGAAGGCAGGCTGCCCGGCACGATCCCCGCGGTCCTGTTCCTCTGGATCATCGGCCTGATTCAGATCGACAACGGCGCCAAGGAACGCGAGGCGGCCGCGCTGCGGGTGGACAAGGCGCGCAGCGAGCACCTGGCCACCCTGGCCGAGCGGGAACGGATCGCGCGGGACCTGCACGACCTGCTCGGCCACTCACTGACCGCGGTGATCGTGCGGGCCCAGCTGATCGGCCAGCTGGCCGCGGCCGATCCGGAGCGGGCGAGTACCGAGGCCGCCGAGATCGAGCGCACCGCCCGCGCGGCACTCACCGAGGTCCGCAGCACGGTCAGCGGCTGGCGCACGGCGAGTATCGAGCAGGAGATCGAGTCGGCCCGTGCGGCGCTCGCCAGCGTCGGGGTGGAGCTGACCGTGCGGCAGGAGCCCGGCCTCACCCTGATGAGTGCCACCGAGCACGCGCTGGCGCTGGCACTGCGGGAGGCGGTCACCAACGTGGCGCGGCATGCGGGCGCCCGCAACTGCCACCTCAGTATCGGCAGGCAGGACGGCGAGGTGCGGCTGGTGGTGGCCGACGACGGGGTCGGCGGCCGGGTCCGGGAGGGCAACGGGCTCGGCGGGATGCGCGAGCGGATCGCCGCGGTCGGCGGCCGGGTGCAGCTGCGCGGCTCGGCAGGCACGACCGTCACCGTCGGGGTGCCGATCGAGGTGGCGACCTGA
- a CDS encoding response regulator, producing MIRVVLVDDQPLVREGLRALLERAEDITVTGDADSGDAGVELVARKRPDVVLMDIRMPGGDGLAATRRIVADPELREVQVVVLTTFDTDEHILDAVRAGAAGFLLKDTSPEEMREAVRIVARGDALLSPAVTRRVMRAAAAGPRTPDAARLEPLTERERQVLARVGAGESNGEIAAALFISPATARTHVGRLLTKLGARDRAQLVGIAYETGLITPGEG from the coding sequence ATGATCCGGGTGGTGCTGGTGGACGACCAGCCCCTGGTCCGGGAGGGCCTGCGTGCGCTGCTGGAGCGCGCCGAGGACATCACGGTGACCGGGGACGCGGACAGCGGCGACGCCGGGGTCGAGCTGGTCGCAAGGAAACGGCCCGATGTGGTGCTGATGGACATCCGCATGCCAGGGGGCGACGGGCTGGCGGCGACCAGGCGGATCGTGGCGGACCCGGAGCTGCGCGAGGTGCAGGTGGTGGTGCTCACCACCTTCGACACCGATGAGCACATCCTGGACGCGGTACGGGCGGGGGCCGCGGGCTTCCTGCTCAAGGACACCAGCCCGGAGGAGATGCGGGAAGCGGTGCGAATCGTGGCCCGCGGGGACGCGCTGCTCTCGCCCGCGGTCACCCGGCGGGTCATGCGGGCCGCCGCGGCGGGTCCCCGCACCCCGGACGCCGCGCGGCTCGAGCCGCTGACCGAACGCGAGCGGCAGGTGCTGGCCAGGGTCGGCGCGGGTGAGTCGAACGGGGAGATCGCCGCCGCGCTGTTCATCAGCCCGGCCACCGCCCGCACGCATGTCGGCAGGCTGCTCACCAAGCTCGGCGCCCGTGACCGCGCCCAGCTGGTCGGCATCGCCTACGAGACCGGGCTGATCACCCCCGGCGAGGGGTGA
- a CDS encoding ABC transporter ATP-binding protein — protein sequence MDTILRAHGLRHSYGRTRALDGVDLEVDRGECVALLGPNGAGKTTLVNLVIGLLRVQQGTVRVAGGDPRQAATRRHLGVMQQSMDFPPTLKVGELVTGAAVCGGRERSAAGPVLAQLDLTELAGRRAARLSGGQKQRLQLAMALVNKPDLLVLDEPTSGFDPEVRRQFWQLIRGLADGGTTILLTTHYLDEAEALADRVTVLSGGTVVAQGPPATLGGRRRGTAVVRWSGTAGTEERETDTPARLVGELFASEGELPELTVTRPSLEDTYLELIGQGA from the coding sequence ATGGACACGATCCTGCGGGCACACGGCCTCCGGCACAGCTACGGCCGGACCCGCGCCCTGGACGGGGTGGATCTCGAAGTAGACCGGGGTGAGTGCGTCGCACTGCTCGGGCCGAACGGTGCGGGCAAGACGACGTTGGTCAACCTGGTGATCGGGCTGTTGCGGGTGCAGCAGGGCACGGTGCGGGTCGCGGGCGGCGACCCGAGGCAGGCCGCGACCCGCAGGCACCTCGGGGTGATGCAGCAGTCGATGGACTTCCCGCCCACCCTCAAGGTGGGCGAGCTGGTCACCGGCGCCGCCGTCTGCGGCGGCAGGGAACGTTCGGCCGCCGGGCCGGTGCTGGCCCAGCTCGACCTGACCGAGCTGGCCGGGCGGCGGGCGGCCAGGTTGTCCGGCGGGCAGAAGCAACGCCTGCAGCTGGCGATGGCGCTGGTGAACAAGCCGGACCTGCTGGTGCTGGACGAACCGACCTCCGGATTCGACCCGGAGGTGCGGCGGCAGTTCTGGCAGCTGATCAGGGGGCTCGCCGACGGCGGGACCACCATCCTGCTCACCACGCACTACCTGGACGAGGCCGAGGCGCTCGCCGACCGGGTCACCGTGCTGTCCGGCGGCACCGTGGTGGCGCAGGGACCGCCCGCGACGCTCGGCGGCAGGCGCCGCGGCACCGCCGTGGTGCGCTGGTCCGGCACGGCCGGGACCGAGGAAAGGGAAACCGACACCCCGGCCAGGCTGGTCGGCGAGCTGTTCGCCAGCGAGGGCGAGCTACCCGAGCTGACCGTGACCAGGCCCAGCCTGGAGGACACCTACCTGGAACTGATTGGGCAGGGCGCATGA
- a CDS encoding ABC transporter ATP-binding protein — MTVRELRGPRHETPPADPATVIDVRDLRMRYGSTDVLHGVDFTAHRGEVLALLGPNGAGKTTIIEILEGFRMRSAGAVGVLGADPADADEAWRARVGVVLQSWRDHGRWRVRELLHHLGRFYLNFAEPGRPRPYDTGELIEAVGLEPYAGRRISTLSGGQRRRLDVAIGIVGRPELLFLDEPTAGFDPQARRDFHDLVHRLTDLDDTTVLLTTHDLAEAEKLADRILVLAGGRIVASGSVDQLARQVAGTAEVRWACGQDRFLHATEDPATFVRELFAQHGAEITDIEVRKATLEDTYLALVREHETGAGRDLPFGEVRP, encoded by the coding sequence ATGACTGTTCGTGAGCTCCGCGGTCCCCGCCACGAGACGCCGCCTGCCGATCCGGCGACCGTGATCGACGTGCGTGACCTGCGGATGCGGTACGGCTCCACCGATGTACTGCATGGGGTGGACTTCACCGCGCACCGAGGGGAGGTCCTCGCGCTGCTCGGCCCGAACGGCGCGGGGAAGACGACCATCATCGAGATCCTGGAAGGGTTCCGGATGCGCTCGGCCGGCGCGGTCGGCGTGCTCGGTGCCGACCCGGCCGACGCCGACGAGGCCTGGCGGGCGCGGGTGGGTGTGGTACTGCAGTCCTGGCGCGACCACGGCAGGTGGCGGGTGCGCGAGTTGTTGCACCACCTCGGCCGGTTCTACCTGAACTTCGCCGAGCCGGGCCGTCCCCGGCCCTACGACACCGGGGAGCTCATCGAGGCGGTCGGACTCGAGCCGTACGCGGGCCGTCGGATCAGCACGCTCTCCGGTGGCCAGCGCAGGCGGCTGGACGTCGCGATCGGCATCGTCGGCCGTCCTGAGCTGCTGTTCCTGGACGAGCCCACCGCCGGGTTCGACCCGCAGGCGCGGCGCGACTTCCACGACCTGGTGCACCGGCTCACCGACCTCGACGACACCACCGTGCTGCTCACCACGCACGACCTCGCCGAGGCGGAGAAGCTGGCCGATCGCATCCTGGTGCTGGCAGGCGGCCGGATCGTGGCCAGCGGCAGCGTCGATCAGCTGGCCCGGCAGGTGGCAGGCACTGCGGAGGTGCGCTGGGCCTGCGGGCAGGACCGCTTCCTGCACGCCACCGAGGACCCGGCCACCTTCGTCCGGGAACTGTTCGCGCAGCATGGCGCGGAGATCACCGACATCGAGGTGCGCAAGGCCACCCTCGAGGACACCTATCTGGCCCTGGTCCGGGAGCACGAGACGGGGGCGGGCCGGGACCTGCCGTTCGGGGAGGTGCGGCCATGA
- a CDS encoding ABC transporter permease: protein MNSNTLYAIRLGVGRGWLEFLRGLRAPQDIGFYFVLSVGLLTYLLFNRNEPVEGTSLFLPAVAMPSILGGLVIFGGAVSTAYALAVEREDGTLLRFRAIPHGTVGFLTGHVVRTSLEAVPTLAVLIIPGMFLFDGLMFNGATGWLSVLLLLALGLVVAIPFGTILGALVRGPQQAGTWGLLPILAVVGISGILYPIAALPEWVQFIAQLFPVYWLGLGMRAAFLPDGAVVAEIGESWRHLETLGVLGVWAVLGLLLAPVVLRRMARRESGARVQARRERVLQRVP, encoded by the coding sequence ATGAACAGCAACACCCTGTACGCGATCCGGCTCGGGGTGGGCCGCGGCTGGCTGGAGTTCCTCCGCGGGCTGCGCGCCCCACAGGACATCGGCTTCTACTTCGTGCTGAGCGTGGGTCTGCTCACCTACCTGCTGTTCAACCGGAACGAGCCGGTGGAAGGTACCTCCCTGTTCCTGCCTGCCGTGGCGATGCCGAGCATTCTCGGCGGCCTGGTGATCTTCGGCGGCGCGGTCAGCACGGCTTACGCGCTGGCCGTCGAGCGTGAGGACGGCACGCTGCTGCGCTTCCGGGCCATTCCGCACGGGACTGTGGGGTTCCTGACCGGGCACGTGGTGCGGACCAGCCTGGAGGCGGTACCCACGCTTGCGGTGCTGATCATCCCAGGGATGTTCCTCTTCGACGGGCTGATGTTCAACGGGGCCACGGGCTGGCTGAGCGTGTTGCTGTTGCTGGCGCTCGGGCTGGTCGTCGCCATCCCGTTCGGGACGATCCTCGGCGCGCTGGTCCGCGGTCCGCAGCAGGCCGGAACCTGGGGCCTGCTGCCGATCCTTGCGGTGGTTGGCATCTCCGGGATCCTCTATCCGATCGCCGCGCTGCCGGAGTGGGTGCAGTTCATCGCGCAGCTGTTCCCGGTCTACTGGCTCGGGCTCGGGATGCGTGCCGCCTTCCTGCCGGACGGCGCCGTGGTGGCCGAGATCGGCGAGTCCTGGCGGCACCTGGAGACTCTCGGCGTGCTGGGGGTGTGGGCCGTGCTCGGGCTCCTGCTCGCGCCCGTGGTACTCCGTCGGATGGCGCGCCGCGAGTCCGGGGCGCGGGTGCAGGCCCGGCGGGAGCGGGTCCTGCAACGAGTTCCGTGA
- a CDS encoding DUF3558 domain-containing protein: MRTVLRRTTPSLLAAALVLAGCSGGTEKGSAVPSDNGTGQPPSGSTSAPSETGTPNGGAAASLDPCQLLSQGELASIGEFEPGERDDLAEYPGCIWYSPKGDRDPVTVGITVYADRGLADVNETGAGKTPGKVSGGERKIVKVPDDLGSCMYALELSPSSRVDVLVTGITEARGGGERACQITDQVTAIVEPKLPEPEG, encoded by the coding sequence ATGCGTACCGTACTCAGGCGCACGACGCCCTCGTTGCTGGCAGCGGCACTGGTGCTGGCAGGCTGCTCGGGCGGCACGGAGAAAGGTAGCGCCGTGCCGTCCGACAACGGCACCGGGCAACCGCCATCCGGCAGTACCTCCGCGCCCAGCGAGACCGGTACGCCGAACGGCGGCGCGGCGGCCTCGCTCGACCCGTGCCAGCTGCTCAGCCAGGGTGAGCTCGCCTCCATTGGCGAGTTCGAGCCGGGGGAACGGGACGATCTCGCCGAATACCCCGGCTGTATCTGGTACTCGCCAAAGGGCGACCGGGACCCGGTGACGGTCGGCATCACGGTGTACGCCGATCGCGGGCTGGCCGATGTCAACGAGACCGGCGCGGGAAAGACGCCCGGCAAGGTGAGCGGCGGGGAGCGGAAGATCGTGAAGGTGCCGGACGACCTCGGGAGCTGCATGTACGCGCTCGAGCTGAGCCCGTCGTCCAGGGTGGACGTGCTGGTCACCGGCATCACCGAAGCGCGCGGCGGGGGCGAGCGGGCCTGCCAGATCACCGACCAGGTCACGGCGATCGTCGAGCCGAAGCTTCCGGAACCGGAGGGGTAG
- a CDS encoding response regulator transcription factor, producing the protein MADPITVVLAEDQGMVLGAFASLLDLQPDIEVVATATDGNEALAAVDRHHPDVLLADIEMPGRSGLDLAAELNRRGSAVRVLIVTTFARGGYLRRAMEAGVAGYVLKDAPVGDLVTALRRVHAGERVVAPELAVAAWDSADPLTERERELLGVVLDGATNTEIAARLHLAEGTVRNYLSSVMTKLGARNRTEAARMARDHGWL; encoded by the coding sequence ATGGCCGATCCGATCACGGTGGTGCTGGCCGAGGACCAGGGCATGGTGCTCGGCGCCTTCGCCTCCCTGCTGGACCTGCAGCCGGACATCGAGGTGGTGGCGACCGCGACGGACGGGAACGAGGCGCTCGCGGCAGTGGACCGGCATCATCCGGACGTGCTGCTCGCCGATATCGAGATGCCCGGACGCTCCGGGCTGGACCTGGCCGCGGAGCTGAACCGACGGGGCTCCGCGGTCCGGGTCCTGATCGTCACCACCTTCGCCCGCGGTGGCTACCTGCGCCGGGCGATGGAGGCAGGCGTCGCGGGCTACGTGCTCAAGGACGCCCCCGTCGGCGACCTGGTGACGGCGTTACGCCGGGTGCACGCCGGTGAGCGGGTGGTGGCGCCCGAGCTGGCCGTGGCCGCGTGGGACTCGGCCGATCCGCTCACCGAGCGGGAGCGGGAACTGCTCGGCGTGGTCCTCGACGGCGCGACCAACACCGAGATCGCGGCCCGGCTGCACCTTGCCGAGGGCACCGTGCGCAACTACCTGTCCTCGGTCATGACCAAACTGGGCGCCCGCAACCGCACCGAGGCGGCCCGGATGGCGCGCGACCACGGTTGGCTGTGA
- a CDS encoding ABC transporter permease translates to MNTRIFRVEAADELRAIVREPTALFFSILMPVAFFALFVSIFGDQPTGGNIPSGTRMVATFGTFAVLAVTMLNPGITVAQDREIGWLRAKRVSAVPVGLTLTAKLVAALPYAAGVLGVLAATAALTGNLQASVGELVRIAGVLILGSLPFALLSLAVGFRARANTAAAVLNALLLPLAVLSGLWMPLEILPGFVGQLAPFLPTYHLAQLALSQLGAGAAAGHVLVLAGTAVIAAGLAGLSYRHARL, encoded by the coding sequence ATGAACACACGGATCTTCCGGGTCGAGGCCGCCGACGAGCTACGCGCGATCGTCCGCGAGCCGACCGCGCTGTTCTTCTCCATCCTGATGCCGGTGGCGTTCTTCGCGCTGTTCGTCTCGATCTTCGGCGACCAGCCGACGGGCGGGAACATCCCGAGCGGGACCCGCATGGTGGCCACCTTCGGCACCTTTGCCGTGCTCGCGGTGACCATGCTGAACCCCGGTATCACCGTCGCGCAGGACCGGGAGATCGGCTGGCTGCGCGCGAAACGGGTGTCCGCCGTGCCGGTTGGCCTGACCCTGACGGCCAAGCTGGTGGCGGCGCTGCCGTACGCGGCCGGGGTGCTCGGCGTGCTCGCGGCGACCGCGGCGCTCACCGGAAACCTGCAGGCCTCGGTGGGCGAGCTGGTGCGGATCGCCGGGGTGCTGATCCTGGGGTCGTTGCCGTTCGCCCTGCTCAGCCTGGCCGTCGGCTTCCGCGCCAGGGCCAACACCGCGGCCGCCGTGCTGAACGCGCTGCTGCTCCCGCTGGCCGTGCTGTCCGGGTTGTGGATGCCGCTGGAGATCCTGCCGGGGTTCGTCGGGCAGCTGGCGCCCTTCCTGCCCACCTACCACCTGGCGCAGCTGGCACTGTCCCAGCTCGGCGCCGGTGCGGCGGCCGGGCACGTGCTGGTGCTGGCCGGGACGGCCGTGATAGCGGCGGGGCTGGCCGGCCTGTCGTATCGTCATGCCCGACTGTGA